The following DNA comes from Candidatus Liberimonas magnetica.
ACAAACCCACTACAAACCATGTCAATTTTGCACTAGCAACTTGAACTTGGTGGGTATACCGCTCTACTTATAACGGCGGCTACAGCCTGCTTGCCACAGCCACAAACAACAGCTATGATGACACCATGGCTTCAGGCACTATCGTAACAGGAACGCTTTCTGCTACAGACGGCGATTTTTTCTCAAGGGTAGTATTGAACGTAGCTGATGCAAAATGCCTTTCCGGTACAACCTATTATTATAAAGTATCCGCGTTGTTCGGGTCAGCCGAGGGCGTAAAATCGGCCCCGAACCAGGGATGGGGACAGGGAAGTATTGACCCCAACGGCTACGATTACAATTTTTCGTTCACTGTTGCCGGGACTTTATATAACATAACTACCTCAAGTTCGAGCATATATAACAATTTTGATGCAAGCCCGCCGGCGTTGAACATCCCGAATACAAGCGCGACAGAAGGCACATATTACGACAAGGTAAAACTTACAGCTACAGGTGCAAGTATAACTCAAGGGTCGGTCTACTATTATAAGGCAAAAGTAAAAACCAATGACGGCGTTGCCAGCGGGTTCTCAAACCAGAACTCAGGCTACTGCAAGGGAGCTGTAGATACTAACGGTTACCAGTTCGAGTACAGCACATCCGCAACAAGCGCAAATTATTATGAAGTTTCAAGCAGTACTTCATCGGTATACGATTTTACGGGCTCATCAAGACCTACTATAAACCCGCCTACGAGCGTTTCTGCAGGCGACGGACCGGCAGGCGGGATAGTTATAAATGTAGCGGGCGCATCAGTAAATTCCGGTGCGGTTTACTATTACAGGGCCAGGTATAAAACCACGGACAGCGTTTATTCTGATTATTCTCATACAAGCGGCGGAGACGCCGGGTATTCCGCAGATACAATTAATCCTGATGGGTATAAATTTTACCGTTCCTCAGCCGGTTCTAACGGCCCATACTATGAAATAGCATCCTCAACTCAAACGAGTTTTCATGATTATACAGCTACCGGTACCATAACCTCTCCTTCAAACGTTACTGCGAGCACGAACCAGCCGGCTCAGGTTAACTTAAGCTGGTCAGGGGAGCTTATTACCGGAGCTACGTACTGGTACAAGGTTAAGTCAAAAAGCCTTTTAGGTGGAGCTACAAGCCAGTTAAGCACCTGGGACCAAGGAAGCAGTGTCCCTGGGGTAACAAAGTTCAGTGTGTACTGCGATACTATAGCATCAAACGGGAACTACTCAACATGGAAATCTTCGCCAACCGGGCATACGTTTTCTGATTCAGGGCTTGCAGCCAACTTCGGGCCTGTATACTACAAAATAAAAAGCTATTCCCCGGACTGCGGCTGGACATCTCTATCTTTAAGTACAGGTGTGGGGTATACAAGAGCAGCAATCCCGCAAGTAAGCTGTATCTCAAAAAGCAGCAACACCTGGTACAACAGCTCTTCGTTTACTTTTTTAAACGAACATGGATGGAATGCCACAGGAGTTGCTAAATACAAGATAGTCTGGGATACCAATACAACACACACCTTTAGTGGAGCGGAAATTGACTGGGTAGAGTCAAGCTCAGGCACGATAGCCGCAATAGAAGGTTCGTGGTACCTGCATTTAAAATCGTATAACAAAGCAAACCAAACGGATGCATCGCTTGAAAAAACTTTTGGGCCTTATTGCTACGACAAAACAACGCCTGCAATAGATATTACTTTCCCGGTTACGGATAACTGGTACAACGTAGTTATCACAAGTTTTATGGGGACAGCACAAGATAGCGGAGGAGCAGGGATAAGCACTACGACATATCAATACCGTATTAACGCAGGCACCTGGATAAATTTTAACAGCGAAAACAGCCTGCCGGACTGGAAAAACACAGCTCAAATTATAGGAGAAACAGCATCAAAGACTATAGAAGTAAAAGTCAAAGATAAAGCCGCAAATTCCGATATATCAAACCTCGTTACAGTCAAAGTCGACACTACCCCGCCTCAAGGGGTTATGGCTATAACGTTCCCTGAAGTAGCTGTAGCGAGCATGAGTATTGTTGCGAACAAACTCGTTGATTTAACCGAAGGGAGCACGTTCTATAAATTCACCTGCGTTACGGATCCCAGCTATGATACTGCCTGGCAGGTAAATAATAGCACAACCTGCTCTGGCCTGGGCCAGAACAAACAATACACGTTTAAATACCAGGTACGGGACGGCCTTGGAAATGCCACAAGCCAGAGCGTAGAGTTTTCAACTTACACCCTGGCGAAACAGCCTTTGACAGGTTATGTGTCTTCCCTTTCAAGCGGCAGTATAAATGCTTTCTGGGGCGATAACGGAAACCCGGGCGGAACACAGTATTTCTGCCAGCTGTCTTCGCAAACACCGTTTGCAGCTCTGGCAAATTCCGGCTGGGTAACTTCGTATCCCTTTGCTTTCGTAAATCTAATACCGGACACCACTTACTGGGCAAGGGTTAAAGCCCGCAATTTCGCAGGAAGAGAAACAGCTTATGTAAACCTCGGCTCAACTCATACGCCCTGCTCCAGGCCGGTTGACTTACGCTGTAAAACAGCAGGCAGCACAAACCTGGAAATAGAGTGGCAGCCAAACAATAATCCTCCCACTACTCTTTATGAAGTCATAACTTCATCTAACGGCTCTAATTACAGCACGGTATTTTCCACTACCAGCCTTTCTTTTCTGCATACGGGCCTGGCTGCGAACACTACTCATTATTACAAAGTACGGGCAAGAAACGCCAATATGGTTTATACGGGTTATACCCTTGCAAGCACGACCCACACGCTGTGTAACCAGCCCGGGGGTATAAACTTTGTCAGTGCGAATACCTCAAGCGTATCTTTACAATGGGACACAAGCAGTAACTCGGTCTCGACTCTTTACGAGCTCTCAGCTTCAACAGGCTCAAGCAGCAATTACGGCCTGATCCATACAGGCAAAAGCTCAAGTTATACACACAGCACTCTTACATCGAATTGCACCTACTATTATAAAGTCCGCGCCAAAAACCTCGACAATGTATATACGGATTATACAACGCCAGTTGATACCTACACTTTATGCGCTGTACCCGGCGTCAATAGTTTTACTTCAGTAAGTGCTACGCAGATAGATCTAGGCTGGACAGAGAACAACAATTCAAACTCGACCGTGTATACGCTGGAGTCATCTTCGGAAACTAACACTAATTACAAAATCATGTATCAGGGATTAGATAAAAACTATAACCACACTTCACTTTCTCCGAACGTCACGTATTATTTCCGTGTTCAGGCTACGGCATTATCCGGAATTAAAACTGGTTTTAATACCGTACTCAGTACCCACACTTTGTGCAACGACCCGGCGGATTTAGCCTTTAATTCTGTTAATTCTTCAAATATATCCGTATCCTGGAGCAAGAACAATAATTCAAACTCTGCCGTTTACGAGCTTGAAGCCTCAACGGGTTCAAGCAGCACTTATGGGGTGGTTTATACAGGTTATAACGTAAGCTACCTGCATAATTCTCTAAAGGCCAACACTACCTATTACTATAAAGTAAGGGCAAAGAACCTCGACGGCGCATACAGCGGCTATACTGCTGTAATTACTACTTTTACTGTGTGCAACCAGCCGGTAAACCTGCATGTTTCAACTGCCAGCCAAAACAGCGTTTCTGTAGAGTGGAGTACAAACAATAATTCCAATGAGACTTTATATGAAGTCGCCGCATCGTCCGGTTCGGGTTTTGAAACGATATTTGCAGGAAAAAACTCCGGTACTATCCATTCAAGCCTTACCCCGAACGTCACTTACTATTACAAGGTACGTTCCAAGGCCCTTAACGGTTTATATACACAGTATACGGCGCAGGTTACTACTCATACCTTATGCAGTACACCAGGGAGTGTCAGTTTTGTATCTGTACTGGAAAACCAGATAGGGCTTAACTGGACAGATAACGGCAATTCGGCTTCAACCCGGTACACCCTTGAATCATCTTCGGGAACAAGCGGCAATTACAAAAATATATACCAGGGCATAAATAAAAATTATACCCACACAACACTTTCGCCGAACGTAACGTATTATTACAGGGTTTATGCCACAAACCATGACGGAGTACAAACCTCGCCGGCCCTTGCCAAAAGTACGCACACGCTCTGTAAAGAACCTGCACAACTTCATTTTACTGTTGCCGGCTCAAGCGCAAATTCAATTTCCTGGAATACAAACGATAATTCGGGCTCAACTTTTTATGAAGTTCAGGCATCTACATACAACAGCAGTTCTTATGGGACTGTTTATATCGGTAAAAATACAGGGTATAACCATTCCGGGCTTGTGCCGAACGTTACCTACTATTATAAAGTGCTTGCAAAGAATTTAGACGGGGTACGCACTTCTTATACTTCGCAGGTAACTACCCATACGCTATGTACCATCCCGGGCGCTGTGTATTTTACTTCTGTTGACACAGCACAAATCCAGCTAGGCTGGTCAAAAAACAACAATTCAGATTCAACTGTTTATGAGTTAATTGTATCCAGCACCCTCGTTAGCTGGAACCCTGAAACAAGCGGTTATTCAAATTCCTATCTGGACCCTGGTTTAGCGCTTAATACAACGTACTGGTATAGAGTCCGTGCCAAAAACCTTGATAACGTATATTCGTATTACTCTGTTTTGAGCGGTACAGCAACCCTGGTTAATTCTCCTGTTGCAGAAGCATTTAGCGAAGTTGAGGTATCTTCGTTAACAGCGCACTGGCAGGAAAACTCTAATCCCAGCGGCACACGGTATTTATGCCAGGCATCGGAGGTAGTCCCGTTTAGCCCGGTAAAATCTTCAGGCTGGGTATTGGCCCAGTCTTATAGCTTTTCACAGCTTAGCGCAAACTCTACGTACTGGTTCAGGGTCAAAGGCCGCAG
Coding sequences within:
- a CDS encoding Ig-like domain-containing protein; this translates as MASGTIVTGTLSATDGDFFSRVVLNVADAKCLSGTTYYYKVSALFGSAEGVKSAPNQGWGQGSIDPNGYDYNFSFTVAGTLYNITTSSSSIYNNFDASPPALNIPNTSATEGTYYDKVKLTATGASITQGSVYYYKAKVKTNDGVASGFSNQNSGYCKGAVDTNGYQFEYSTSATSANYYEVSSSTSSVYDFTGSSRPTINPPTSVSAGDGPAGGIVINVAGASVNSGAVYYYRARYKTTDSVYSDYSHTSGGDAGYSADTINPDGYKFYRSSAGSNGPYYEIASSTQTSFHDYTATGTITSPSNVTASTNQPAQVNLSWSGELITGATYWYKVKSKSLLGGATSQLSTWDQGSSVPGVTKFSVYCDTIASNGNYSTWKSSPTGHTFSDSGLAANFGPVYYKIKSYSPDCGWTSLSLSTGVGYTRAAIPQVSCISKSSNTWYNSSSFTFLNEHGWNATGVAKYKIVWDTNTTHTFSGAEIDWVESSSGTIAAIEGSWYLHLKSYNKANQTDASLEKTFGPYCYDKTTPAIDITFPVTDNWYNVVITSFMGTAQDSGGAGISTTTYQYRINAGTWINFNSENSLPDWKNTAQIIGETASKTIEVKVKDKAANSDISNLVTVKVDTTPPQGVMAITFPEVAVASMSIVANKLVDLTEGSTFYKFTCVTDPSYDTAWQVNNSTTCSGLGQNKQYTFKYQVRDGLGNATSQSVEFSTYTLAKQPLTGYVSSLSSGSINAFWGDNGNPGGTQYFCQLSSQTPFAALANSGWVTSYPFAFVNLIPDTTYWARVKARNFAGRETAYVNLGSTHTPCSRPVDLRCKTAGSTNLEIEWQPNNNPPTTLYEVITSSNGSNYSTVFSTTSLSFLHTGLAANTTHYYKVRARNANMVYTGYTLASTTHTLCNQPGGINFVSANTSSVSLQWDTSSNSVSTLYELSASTGSSSNYGLIHTGKSSSYTHSTLTSNCTYYYKVRAKNLDNVYTDYTTPVDTYTLCAVPGVNSFTSVSATQIDLGWTENNNSNSTVYTLESSSETNTNYKIMYQGLDKNYNHTSLSPNVTYYFRVQATALSGIKTGFNTVLSTHTLCNDPADLAFNSVNSSNISVSWSKNNNSNSAVYELEASTGSSSTYGVVYTGYNVSYLHNSLKANTTYYYKVRAKNLDGAYSGYTAVITTFTVCNQPVNLHVSTASQNSVSVEWSTNNNSNETLYEVAASSGSGFETIFAGKNSGTIHSSLTPNVTYYYKVRSKALNGLYTQYTAQVTTHTLCSTPGSVSFVSVLENQIGLNWTDNGNSASTRYTLESSSGTSGNYKNIYQGINKNYTHTTLSPNVTYYYRVYATNHDGVQTSPALAKSTHTLCKEPAQLHFTVAGSSANSISWNTNDNSGSTFYEVQASTYNSSSYGTVYIGKNTGYNHSGLVPNVTYYYKVLAKNLDGVRTSYTSQVTTHTLCTIPGAVYFTSVDTAQIQLGWSKNNNSDSTVYELIVSSTLVSWNPETSGYSNSYLDPGLALNTTYWYRVRAKNLDNVYSYYSVLSGTATLVNSPVAEAFSEVEVSSLTAHWQENSNPSGTRYLCQASEVVPFSPVKSSGWVLAQSYSFSQLSANSTYWFRVKGRSHSARETDWVNLGSTVTRIESPTGVIFGSVTSSSIEVAPSGTFTNLNISKSGVIVYETTVSSDSGWRKASNYWVLSGLNPSTTYYFCSRTRNMNGRENPLTLNYSKATKAQAPPSPSIVGVSTSSVSLVINTGLNPANVAYSIRFVGNGNTKYVQPNYTLGDSQVYKSTSAWNGTIETIGLLQNTSYYVSVSARNSFMESTDYSASVSTYTLLNRPDASDITLVPNSGQDIQVSVSNPIQAFSGYTGSEFECTSGAGGSNSGVLPGAYNYTDSGLNANGLYSYRAKYRNACGVWTNYSEVLSTYTRIEPASGVEFGTVTSSSIEVRPQGTFSNITSGSSGVSLYNITTSSSSGWYKEPLAYRVFSGLAPNTLYSFNSNSRNILGLPNTPCTTATKYTLANTPVNPAAVAQGNALASTKGYVELSWERNFNPPGTIYELYCLNNSSVVYTGSAIAYVNTNLNDQTTYYYKLRAKNYGNLYTLYTSTVSAYTPDRTAPAQLVKPVAINKIGFDGLITLSWTTGPESDIKGFNIYYATYTFSNIIQNNVTLYSNSPQTNPDAGTCDIEGLSGNLTYYFAVTAQDITGNEHFAVTPSDDSRPLDRMAPNRILDLAAASGSTDGAVELIWTAPGNNGNAGKASSYIIKYAEYPITETNFNSSSLYIERDVTVASGNRDSESVVGLTPGKFYYFAIAAVDNSSNTSLVSNSSGTYSYIPLTILTAETVDDNLNGQIDAYRIVFSTNVNDSSLAQSGTSGFGVAKYSNAVFVSSGLPNHPDTVNNSQVYVRFKESGLADTNAKPELTYAKATGYLRNLCGTYLSDVSESDITEIDAVGPVLLSASASDASGGLPGIQANDKVQLVFSENTNTPAITKLNIDDVFVLSNGHTWKDGAGKIVSALWLVPNILELKLADNVVVPSIVVGDTVTVSGLLIKDAAGNASLNSLKISGDFGLDVSRPTIVSRETMDLNKNGYIDALKITFSKPIKDSNLVFDRFHIAGVSDVSFSSDTNDDSANNRVIYFTFKDNVLTTDKTPTLQAEESAISDMNDNTNEFSPATPSSDKAAPVMAAAISEDGGILIPGVDGDDTAVITFSEETIQPNITSSNIDSVFVLSSSHTWGNIGSAEWNKTGNAVTVRFSSMSYRASIVVGDTITIDGSRIKDLAGNGIACSIVLSGSFVGIDKVSPQIVSVAPKDKQEGVVPEALIGIVFSENMDKNNAENSISLHMVRDKDGQTAYTAVTGNKNYDFKNKELTFTPIAPLSKSCIYEVAVSTLAADTIGNRLEGRFTSRFTTVLDNTQDSTIIDNTNTTKIVIESGILPPDCVVSVITDPIRDCKEEDRNSIIAAVQEIKKTNNPFNVVLEDCIREIIVTSPDGQAVERIFEKPIMLTIAYHDDDNNGIVDKTCPPIRETSLVVSYLDTKHNLWVRLPGSKVDAVNKTVTAPCRHFSIFAILGAPAMDLSFAYAFPVPFKAQDNSITFTNLSSNAVIKIYTVTGELVKTINHTSGDAQDTWDVKNEQGEAVASGTYLYLIKNEQEMKKGKLVIIR